One Gemmatimonadaceae bacterium DNA segment encodes these proteins:
- the hemB gene encoding porphobilinogen synthase, giving the protein MSSFPEFRGRRLRRTEALRSLVRETSLAPSQLVMPLFVRNGDKLRNPVLSMPGTAQTSPDELLRDAEAAASVGVGGVILFGIADTKDATGSEAWSDDGAVQRAVRLLKSELPGLVVITDVCMCEYTDHGHCGILKGGEVQNDATLELLSRAAVSHAAAGADIIAPSDMMDGRIAAVRAALDDSGFPNAPLLSYAAKYASAYYGPFREAAESAPASGDRKGYQMDPANSDEALREVFADIEEGADAVMVKPAGPYLDIIARVKEATGYPVAAYQVSGEYSMIHAAAERGWIDGERVMMESLLGIRRAGADFIVTYFAVKAARLLR; this is encoded by the coding sequence GTGTCATCCTTTCCAGAATTCAGGGGGCGACGGCTGCGACGCACAGAGGCGCTCCGCAGCCTCGTCCGCGAGACGTCGCTGGCGCCGTCCCAGCTCGTCATGCCTCTTTTTGTCCGGAACGGCGACAAGCTCCGAAACCCTGTCTTGTCCATGCCCGGAACGGCGCAGACTTCCCCCGACGAGCTTTTGAGGGACGCGGAAGCAGCGGCGAGTGTTGGCGTCGGCGGAGTGATCCTTTTCGGAATTGCCGATACGAAGGATGCAACCGGCAGTGAAGCCTGGTCAGATGATGGTGCCGTTCAGCGTGCGGTCAGACTTCTCAAGAGCGAGCTGCCCGGCCTCGTCGTCATTACTGACGTTTGCATGTGCGAGTACACGGATCACGGGCACTGCGGAATTCTGAAGGGCGGCGAAGTCCAGAACGATGCAACCCTCGAGCTGCTTTCGCGGGCGGCGGTTTCTCACGCGGCAGCCGGCGCCGACATCATTGCACCGAGCGACATGATGGATGGCCGCATCGCCGCTGTTCGTGCCGCGCTCGACGACAGTGGATTTCCCAATGCACCGCTGCTCAGCTACGCCGCGAAATACGCATCGGCCTACTACGGGCCATTTCGCGAAGCTGCAGAGTCGGCGCCGGCGAGCGGTGACCGGAAGGGATACCAGATGGACCCTGCCAATTCGGACGAGGCGCTTCGGGAGGTTTTTGCCGACATCGAGGAAGGGGCGGACGCCGTGATGGTGAAGCCCGCAGGGCCATACCTCGACATAATTGCGCGGGTCAAGGAAGCGACGGGATACCCGGTAGCCGCATATCAGGTGAGTGGTGAGTATTCAATGATTCACGCGGCGGCCGAGCGGGGGTGGATCGATGGAGAGCGGGTGATGATGGAGTCGCTGCTGGGAATCAGGCGCGCCGGTGCCGACTTTATTGTCACCTATTTTGCGGTCAAGGCAGCTCGGCTGCTTCGTTGA
- the hemC gene encoding hydroxymethylbilane synthase, producing the protein MSDVVRIGTRASELALRQARLVETALAARGVSCELVTFTTTGDRRLDQPLSSIGAKGLFTRELEVALMDGKVDCCVHSLKDLPTSQPKGLDVVALLEREDPRDVLVVNPSGRADSVESLPPGSRVGTSSLRRRAQLAALRPDLEIVELRGNVPTRLRKVDAGDVHAAILAAAGLIRLGVESRITQFLEPPRWLPAAGQGAIAIQARLADHALLEVLGSLDHAPTSISTRAEREFLAALEGGCQVPIGALATAQFTESGECMVLHGFVSDVAGHEFVRGSHQVDQAAPEESGRALAAELRTRGATNLLMELRSADQLIAPQPE; encoded by the coding sequence GTGAGCGACGTCGTTCGAATTGGCACGCGGGCATCCGAGCTCGCACTCCGTCAGGCACGGCTGGTAGAGACGGCTCTTGCTGCACGCGGTGTATCGTGCGAGCTGGTCACTTTCACGACGACGGGCGACAGGCGGCTCGATCAACCACTGAGCAGCATCGGCGCGAAGGGTCTGTTCACGCGCGAGCTCGAAGTCGCGTTGATGGATGGCAAGGTCGACTGCTGCGTGCATTCCCTGAAGGATCTGCCCACATCACAGCCCAAAGGACTTGACGTTGTGGCGCTCCTCGAGCGCGAGGATCCGCGGGACGTGCTCGTCGTGAACCCATCAGGCAGGGCTGACAGCGTCGAGTCCTTACCGCCGGGATCGCGAGTTGGAACTTCGAGCCTGCGGCGCCGTGCTCAACTCGCGGCACTGCGCCCCGACCTTGAAATCGTGGAGCTTCGAGGTAACGTGCCGACACGGCTGAGGAAGGTCGACGCGGGAGACGTGCATGCGGCGATTCTCGCCGCCGCAGGTCTCATCCGGCTTGGTGTCGAATCGAGAATCACGCAGTTTCTCGAACCGCCGCGCTGGCTTCCCGCTGCGGGACAAGGTGCAATCGCCATCCAGGCGAGGCTGGCAGATCATGCGTTGCTGGAGGTGCTGGGCAGTCTGGATCACGCACCGACAAGTATCAGCACGCGCGCGGAAAGGGAATTTCTCGCTGCGCTCGAAGGCGGGTGCCAGGTACCAATCGGAGCTCTCGCAACAGCGCAGTTCACAGAAAGCGGGGAATGTATGGTACTCCATGGATTTGTCAGTGACGTTGCCGGCCATGAGTTCGTCAGGGGCTCGCACCAGGTCGATCAGGCAGCGCCAGAAGAATCCGGGCGCGCGCTGGCGGCGGAGCTTCGCACACGCGGAGCGACGAATCTGTTGATGGAGCTGCGATCGGCAGATCAACTGATTGCACCCCAACCGGAATAG
- the cobA gene encoding uroporphyrinogen-III C-methyltransferase, translated as MKPGTVFLVGAGPGDTGLITVRGKHLVDTADAIVYDALANRDLLPPDARETGFPEIYFVGKRGGDSKSVPQDEINDLIVRLAREGKRVVRLKGGDPLVFGRGSEEAQALNDATVPFEIVPGVTAGLAAPAYAGIPVTHRGLATSVTFVTGHEDPAKASTQTNWDALAKVGGTIVIYMGVNTLPSIAAALINGGMPPGIPAAAIQWGTYPRQRTVTATLATLAERAAAEGIAAPVVTVIGWSVVLRDEIKWFEHRPLFGKQIVVTRASDVPSIINQRLRDLGAAVIEMPATRIERLDLAPLRSELLRLHEYQWLIFTSQNAVAIFWEQLLGSGKDSRALAGLKVGAVGPATAASLLEKGIAVDVIPERFVAEGLLDILSGFDLTDARFLYVTSEGSREVLPDGLAAMGASLKVVHAYRSSPDGRGALELKRSLESGLIDLVSFASASAVRGYIDAVGEDLALRAPAASIGPVTSEAIRAAGIELRCEAEHSTIDGLVGAIERTLA; from the coding sequence ATGAAGCCTGGAACTGTGTTTCTCGTTGGCGCCGGGCCGGGTGACACAGGGTTGATTACAGTGCGTGGCAAGCACCTCGTGGACACCGCCGACGCGATTGTCTACGATGCGCTTGCCAACCGCGACCTGCTGCCCCCTGATGCGAGGGAAACGGGCTTTCCCGAGATTTATTTTGTCGGGAAGCGGGGGGGCGACAGCAAATCGGTTCCGCAGGACGAGATCAACGATCTCATCGTGCGCCTCGCGCGTGAGGGGAAGCGGGTGGTTCGGCTCAAGGGAGGCGACCCTCTCGTATTCGGTCGCGGGAGCGAGGAAGCACAGGCATTGAACGATGCCACGGTTCCCTTCGAGATCGTGCCCGGCGTCACTGCCGGTCTGGCCGCGCCCGCGTACGCGGGAATTCCCGTCACGCACAGGGGTCTTGCGACTTCGGTGACGTTTGTAACGGGACACGAAGATCCGGCAAAGGCATCGACGCAGACAAACTGGGATGCATTGGCCAAGGTCGGCGGCACCATCGTCATTTATATGGGAGTCAATACATTGCCCTCCATCGCCGCGGCCTTGATCAACGGGGGAATGCCTCCCGGCATTCCGGCCGCGGCGATTCAGTGGGGCACCTACCCCAGGCAGCGTACCGTCACCGCGACTCTTGCTACCCTCGCCGAGCGTGCGGCAGCGGAGGGGATTGCCGCGCCCGTCGTTACGGTAATCGGATGGTCCGTGGTATTGCGTGATGAAATCAAGTGGTTCGAGCACAGACCTCTGTTCGGCAAACAAATCGTCGTCACGCGTGCCTCGGACGTGCCGTCCATCATAAATCAGAGGCTGCGCGATCTCGGCGCGGCGGTTATCGAGATGCCGGCGACGCGCATCGAGCGTCTCGACCTCGCACCGCTTCGCTCCGAATTGCTGAGGCTGCACGAATATCAGTGGCTGATCTTCACCAGCCAGAACGCGGTGGCAATTTTCTGGGAACAGCTGCTCGGCTCGGGTAAAGACAGCCGTGCGCTGGCGGGATTGAAAGTGGGTGCGGTCGGTCCTGCAACAGCGGCGTCACTGCTCGAGAAAGGCATCGCGGTGGATGTCATACCGGAGCGCTTTGTCGCTGAAGGACTGCTCGATATTCTGTCCGGGTTCGACCTGACGGACGCACGGTTCCTCTATGTCACTTCCGAGGGATCGCGCGAGGTACTCCCGGACGGTCTTGCCGCGATGGGCGCCAGTCTCAAAGTTGTGCACGCTTATCGCTCTTCGCCGGATGGCCGGGGTGCCCTCGAGCTGAAACGAAGCCTTGAGAGCGGCCTGATAGACCTCGTCTCTTTTGCGTCTGCTTCAGCCGTGCGCGGTTACATCGATGCGGTTGGCGAAGATCTGGCGTTGCGCGCGCCGGCGGCGTCGATCGGGCCAGTCACCAGTGAAGCGATCCGGGCGGCGGGAATCGAGCTGCGGTGCGAGGCGGAGCACTCAACGATCGATGGGCTGGTGGGCGCAATAGAGCGCACACTGGCGTGA
- the ccsA gene encoding cytochrome c biogenesis protein CcsA, with the protein MKATPLSVAAVAAIAITYIRAFFFTPLEAIQGPAQKILYLHAPSAWVAFLAFGLVGLASVLYLWLKDERLDRIAESSAEVGVMFTTIVLVTGPLWGKPIWGTWWTWDARLTLTLFLWFIYLGYIVLRGAVDDRAMRARYSAVLGILGTLLIPFIHLSVYLFRTLHPQPILMKPGAPSLPGEMLATLLLSFGSFTLLYVALLRGRYRYAVERDNAHPPETYDA; encoded by the coding sequence ATGAAAGCAACCCCATTATCCGTGGCGGCTGTCGCGGCAATCGCGATCACCTACATACGCGCGTTCTTTTTCACGCCACTCGAGGCAATCCAGGGTCCCGCCCAGAAAATTCTCTATCTCCATGCGCCTTCGGCATGGGTTGCGTTTCTGGCGTTCGGTCTCGTGGGGCTTGCCAGCGTTCTCTATCTGTGGCTGAAGGACGAGCGACTGGACCGCATCGCGGAGTCATCGGCCGAAGTCGGCGTGATGTTCACCACGATTGTCCTGGTGACAGGGCCACTGTGGGGAAAGCCAATATGGGGCACATGGTGGACCTGGGACGCGCGGCTGACACTGACATTGTTTCTCTGGTTCATATATCTGGGGTACATCGTGCTGCGGGGCGCTGTTGACGACCGCGCAATGCGGGCGAGGTACAGCGCCGTGCTGGGAATTCTTGGAACCCTGCTCATACCCTTCATACATTTGAGTGTCTATCTCTTCAGGACGCTGCACCCACAGCCCATCCTGATGAAGCCCGGCGCTCCGTCGCTGCCAGGTGAAATGCTTGCGACGCTGCTGCTGTCGTTTGGCTCATTTACGCTGCTTTACGTAGCCTTGCTTCGTGGCCGGTACCGTTACGCGGTCGAACGCGACAATGCCCATCCTCCGGAAACGTACGATGCCTGA
- a CDS encoding heme exporter protein CcmB codes for MGDALRDSWVIAMKDLAIEFRTRSAFLSAVVFALLGVVIFFFAWDPTAVTAADLAPGVLWVVFTFSGLLGLHRSFGAEQADRAIDGLLASPVARESIYLGKAMANLIFVIGVQAASIPAIALFYGLPIGSVLAPLCAITLLAAIGLVAVGTLFSAMAVNTRLAELLLPMLSLPFFVPIVIPAAQATAKLLSGRPVGETLPWLKLLLAFDIVFTVGCMLAYPFTLEE; via the coding sequence ATGGGTGATGCTCTTCGCGATTCCTGGGTCATCGCCATGAAAGATCTGGCAATCGAGTTCAGAACACGCAGCGCTTTTTTGTCAGCGGTCGTCTTCGCTTTGCTCGGTGTCGTCATTTTTTTCTTCGCCTGGGATCCTACCGCAGTCACCGCGGCCGATCTCGCGCCGGGAGTGCTCTGGGTTGTGTTCACATTCTCCGGATTGCTTGGACTTCACAGGTCGTTCGGCGCCGAACAGGCAGATCGCGCCATCGATGGGCTACTCGCGTCTCCGGTGGCCCGCGAATCGATCTACCTTGGCAAGGCCATGGCAAACCTTATTTTCGTAATCGGCGTTCAGGCCGCTTCGATTCCTGCCATTGCGCTCTTTTACGGGTTACCAATTGGATCCGTACTCGCCCCGCTGTGCGCGATAACGCTGCTGGCCGCCATCGGGCTCGTCGCTGTCGGGACGCTCTTCAGCGCAATGGCAGTCAACACACGGCTGGCCGAATTACTGCTGCCGATGCTGTCGCTTCCATTCTTCGTTCCGATCGTGATACCAGCTGCTCAGGCGACTGCCAAGCTGCTGAGCGGCCGCCCGGTTGGCGAGACGTTGCCGTGGCTTAAATTGCTGCTGGCATTCGATATTGTATTTACTGTCGGTTGCATGCTTGCCTATCCTTTCACGCTCGAGGAATGA
- the ccmA gene encoding heme ABC exporter ATP-binding protein CcmA, with protein sequence MQSSSTAAVVTENLSKSFGSRRAVDSVSISVAPGEVLALFGPNGAGKTTLLRMLAGLLKPSSGSARIGDSALPGGADVRRSVGIISHHSLLYDALTARENVEFAARLYGVADARAAAARALGVMGMSERANTPVRALSRGMKQRVSIARAIVHGPVVVLADEPFTGLDVAGARALSDMLLGLRGAGAALVLVTHSIDDGLSLATRAAIMQRGRIVRSDPRADVEPGAYGEQYAAMVASNG encoded by the coding sequence ATGCAAAGTTCATCGACCGCGGCAGTCGTAACGGAAAACCTGAGCAAGTCGTTCGGCTCGCGGCGGGCCGTTGACAGTGTGTCCATTTCTGTCGCCCCCGGTGAGGTGCTTGCGCTGTTTGGCCCCAATGGAGCGGGCAAGACGACCTTGTTGAGGATGCTTGCGGGCCTGCTCAAGCCAAGCAGTGGCAGTGCCCGCATTGGGGACTCAGCTCTTCCCGGCGGCGCCGATGTGCGCCGCAGCGTTGGCATTATCTCGCATCATTCGCTCCTCTACGACGCACTCACTGCTCGCGAGAATGTTGAATTCGCCGCCCGACTATACGGTGTCGCTGACGCACGCGCGGCCGCGGCGCGAGCGCTTGGCGTGATGGGAATGTCAGAAAGAGCGAACACTCCCGTCCGTGCGCTCAGTCGCGGAATGAAGCAGCGGGTCTCGATCGCGCGCGCGATTGTACATGGGCCGGTCGTCGTGCTGGCCGACGAACCTTTTACCGGACTCGATGTTGCCGGAGCGCGTGCGCTTTCGGACATGCTGCTCGGTCTCCGAGGCGCCGGCGCCGCCCTCGTCCTGGTCACTCACAGTATCGATGACGGACTTTCTCTCGCAACCCGGGCGGCAATCATGCAGCGTGGTCGCATTGTCCGCAGCGACCCGCGCGCTGACGTCGAGCCCGGGGCATATGGGGAACAATACGCCGCCATGGTCGCTTCAAATGGGTGA
- the acs gene encoding acetate--CoA ligase, with translation MNDIDVLLQENRKFPPSDEFRAAASVVSESVYSEAAADPQAFWAARAAELAWMRPWDKVLNWNPPHASWFTGGQLNASVNCVDRHLEGPRRDAPALIWEGEPGDSRTLTFSDLHADVSRFGNVLRSLGIRRGDRVAIYLPMIPEAAIAMLACARIGAIHSVVFGGFSPESLRDRINDSDCRVLVTSDGGYRRGQVVPLKRNADEALEQTPSIENVIVVKRAFVGTGAGGAASVKAHMQAIDIQMRDGRDLWYHDLMETASAECEPEAMEAEDVLFILYTSGTTGKPKGIVHTTGGYLTAVTATAKLVFDLRDDDVFWCTADVGWVTGHSYLVYGPLANGTSCVMYEGAPDSPAKDRFWDICERLGVTILYTAPTAIRAFMKWGAEYPAKHDLSKLRLLGSVGEPINPEAWMWYREHIGGNRCPIVDTWWQTETGAIVISPIPGITGTKPGSATMALPGYSAELLDANADVIPVGGGLLALTGPWPSMLRTIWGDDQRYVDTYFTKWPGRPDLYFPGDGAKRDDDGFFWILGRVDDVLNVAGHRIGTMEVESALVEHPAVAEAAVVGKTHDVKGQAIAAFVTLRDDHVQTPELREELRRFVAAKIGALARPDDILFSADLPKTRSGKIMRRLLRDIAEGRILGDTTTLADPGVVASLKEQYEGQEG, from the coding sequence ATGAACGACATCGACGTTCTGCTGCAGGAAAATCGCAAATTCCCCCCGAGCGACGAGTTTCGCGCGGCAGCGAGCGTAGTCTCGGAGAGTGTCTATTCGGAAGCGGCAGCCGACCCTCAGGCATTCTGGGCGGCCAGGGCCGCGGAGCTCGCCTGGATGCGGCCATGGGACAAAGTGCTCAACTGGAATCCCCCACACGCGAGCTGGTTCACGGGAGGTCAGCTCAATGCCTCGGTAAATTGCGTGGACCGTCACCTGGAAGGACCTCGACGGGACGCTCCGGCCCTCATCTGGGAGGGGGAGCCTGGTGACAGCCGAACGCTGACGTTTTCGGACCTGCACGCCGACGTCTCACGTTTTGGCAACGTGCTCAGGTCACTTGGCATTCGCCGTGGTGACCGGGTAGCCATTTATCTGCCGATGATTCCCGAGGCCGCAATCGCGATGCTCGCGTGCGCGCGAATCGGTGCAATTCACTCGGTTGTGTTTGGCGGATTCTCTCCGGAATCATTGCGCGACCGGATCAACGATTCCGATTGCAGAGTGCTCGTGACCTCCGACGGCGGATACCGGCGGGGTCAGGTGGTACCTCTCAAGCGCAACGCGGACGAAGCGCTCGAGCAAACTCCGTCAATTGAGAACGTCATCGTGGTGAAGCGCGCATTTGTCGGGACAGGTGCCGGCGGTGCGGCAAGCGTGAAGGCACACATGCAGGCAATCGACATCCAGATGCGCGACGGGCGTGACCTGTGGTATCACGATTTGATGGAGACAGCCTCAGCGGAATGCGAGCCGGAAGCGATGGAGGCGGAGGATGTTCTGTTCATTCTCTACACGTCCGGAACCACCGGCAAGCCGAAGGGAATTGTCCACACAACGGGCGGATATCTGACTGCCGTGACGGCGACCGCGAAGCTCGTGTTCGACCTGAGGGATGACGACGTTTTCTGGTGCACGGCAGATGTTGGCTGGGTAACCGGCCACTCCTACCTGGTTTACGGGCCCCTCGCCAACGGAACGTCGTGCGTGATGTACGAGGGCGCGCCGGACAGCCCCGCGAAAGATCGGTTCTGGGATATCTGCGAGCGACTCGGCGTCACCATACTTTACACAGCGCCGACTGCGATTCGCGCTTTCATGAAGTGGGGCGCAGAGTATCCGGCGAAACACGACTTGTCGAAGCTGCGACTCCTCGGATCGGTCGGGGAACCGATCAATCCTGAAGCATGGATGTGGTACCGCGAGCACATCGGCGGAAACCGGTGCCCGATTGTCGACACCTGGTGGCAGACCGAAACCGGGGCCATCGTGATCTCTCCGATTCCCGGCATTACCGGCACGAAACCCGGCAGCGCAACAATGGCACTACCCGGGTACTCGGCCGAGCTTCTCGATGCGAACGCCGATGTCATTCCTGTTGGCGGGGGCCTGCTGGCGCTGACGGGGCCATGGCCCTCCATGCTTCGCACGATATGGGGCGACGACCAGCGCTATGTGGATACCTATTTCACCAAGTGGCCCGGGCGGCCTGACCTGTACTTTCCGGGCGACGGCGCAAAACGCGACGACGATGGCTTTTTCTGGATCCTGGGGCGCGTGGATGATGTCCTGAACGTAGCCGGCCACCGCATCGGCACGATGGAAGTGGAGTCGGCGCTCGTTGAGCACCCTGCGGTAGCCGAAGCCGCAGTTGTCGGGAAGACCCATGACGTAAAGGGACAGGCGATTGCAGCGTTCGTCACGCTGCGTGACGATCACGTCCAGACACCGGAACTACGCGAGGAGCTAAGGAGGTTCGTTGCCGCCAAGATCGGCGCGCTCGCACGACCCGATGACATTCTTTTTTCGGCCGACTTGCCCAAGACCCGCTCCGGCAAGATCATGAGACGCCTGCTGCGGGACATCGCTGAAGGCCGGATTCTTGGCGACACTACCACGCTCGCCGACCCGGGTGTGGTGGCAAGTCTCAAGGAGCAATACGAGGGGCAGGAGGGATGA
- a CDS encoding vitamin K epoxide reductase family protein: protein MRKRMIVGALALAGLFVALYLLLYKLGMIGALNCSVGSCETVNTSKWATFLGLPVAAWGVAFYAGLLALGLVSVQERYAGSKGMSQALVLYSGSGLIFSTWLTYLELFVIHAVCQWCVVSAVIVLAIFATTVLDYREFD from the coding sequence GTGAGAAAGCGCATGATTGTCGGGGCGCTGGCCTTGGCAGGGCTCTTCGTGGCGCTGTACCTGCTGCTTTACAAGCTGGGAATGATAGGGGCCCTGAACTGCAGCGTCGGCTCCTGCGAAACAGTGAACACCAGCAAGTGGGCGACCTTCCTCGGGTTACCAGTTGCCGCCTGGGGCGTCGCATTCTATGCGGGTCTTCTGGCTCTTGGCCTGGTAAGCGTGCAGGAGCGATACGCAGGTTCGAAGGGCATGTCGCAGGCGCTGGTTCTCTATTCGGGATCCGGGCTGATTTTCTCCACCTGGCTCACGTATCTCGAACTATTCGTGATTCATGCCGTCTGTCAGTGGTGCGTAGTATCGGCAGTGATCGTGCTCGCCATCTTCGCAACGACAGTGCTGGATTACAGAGAATTCGATTGA
- a CDS encoding DsbA family protein, protein MAGKPNNRKNVVRNASTRPKGFYLVLGAIALIGGSLLGYSLMHKNDGAVGTPVAVDPATLGPSQGYTIGNANAPVKIIEFADFECPGCAQFATVTEPDVRKRIVDAGLASFTFYDFPLPQHKNSKRASLSAACANDQGKFWEMHDRIFARQDQWNTQAADNPKPFFQQYAKDIGLNESVWEACYDSNKHDARILANLADGEKRKVSSTPTFIVGDKMYPGALPYDVLKAIVDSATRAGGVAPASQ, encoded by the coding sequence ATGGCTGGCAAACCAAATAACCGGAAGAATGTCGTACGCAACGCATCAACCCGGCCAAAAGGATTCTACCTGGTTCTTGGCGCGATCGCCCTGATTGGCGGAAGTCTACTGGGATATTCGCTCATGCACAAAAACGACGGAGCGGTGGGCACCCCCGTAGCCGTCGACCCGGCTACCCTCGGACCATCGCAGGGGTACACCATCGGGAACGCCAACGCACCGGTGAAGATCATCGAATTTGCCGATTTCGAATGCCCGGGGTGCGCCCAGTTCGCAACTGTCACCGAGCCCGATGTGCGCAAGCGGATCGTTGACGCCGGCCTCGCGAGCTTCACGTTTTACGATTTCCCGTTGCCGCAGCACAAGAACAGCAAGCGGGCATCTCTTTCCGCGGCCTGCGCAAACGACCAGGGCAAATTCTGGGAAATGCACGACAGGATTTTCGCGCGCCAGGATCAGTGGAACACCCAGGCGGCCGATAACCCGAAGCCTTTTTTCCAGCAGTACGCCAAGGACATCGGTCTGAATGAGTCAGTATGGGAAGCCTGTTACGATTCGAACAAGCATGACGCCCGGATCCTCGCCAACCTCGCCGATGGCGAAAAACGGAAGGTTTCGTCGACGCCCACGTTCATCGTAGGGGACAAGATGTATCCGGGCGCCCTCCCTTACGACGTGTTGAAGGCAATTGTCGATTCCGCCACCCGGGCCGGTGGGGTGGCTCCCGCGAGCCAGTAG
- a CDS encoding alpha/beta hydrolase yields MQADVLRVPVGPGAMHVERFGHGGTAVILIHGFGTSTFLWRHVAPAITEAGHTAYAVDMFGHGESDRPFDADFGIAAQAEYLDAAMTALRVARGILVGVDIGGAIALRLAATRPERVEKLVLINTPAFDELPGKDVTQMQRSTAKFAFRTTRGVLGAAPLIEGILKGSVADPGVSMPVKLIARYLAPFVGKDGVNHLLALASSISNEDMADVNLGTIHVPALVLWGEKDRWVDAKIADKLIGALPDGRLVRLPGVGRLLPEENPARLCELLLDFMKRRAVA; encoded by the coding sequence ATGCAAGCTGATGTCCTTCGCGTACCCGTAGGCCCGGGCGCGATGCACGTCGAAAGATTCGGGCATGGTGGCACGGCCGTGATCCTCATTCACGGCTTTGGAACGTCGACTTTTCTCTGGCGCCACGTGGCGCCTGCGATCACCGAGGCCGGCCACACCGCATACGCTGTCGATATGTTCGGCCACGGAGAGTCCGACCGGCCATTCGATGCCGATTTTGGCATTGCGGCGCAAGCTGAGTATCTCGACGCGGCAATGACGGCGCTGCGCGTTGCACGCGGGATCCTTGTCGGGGTGGATATCGGCGGCGCAATTGCACTTCGGCTCGCGGCCACACGGCCCGAGCGCGTTGAGAAGCTGGTGCTGATAAATACGCCAGCGTTCGACGAGCTACCCGGAAAAGACGTCACGCAGATGCAGCGAAGCACAGCGAAGTTCGCGTTTCGCACGACCCGTGGTGTGCTCGGGGCGGCGCCCCTCATCGAGGGTATTCTGAAGGGGAGCGTCGCCGACCCGGGCGTAAGCATGCCGGTCAAGCTCATTGCCCGCTACCTGGCACCGTTTGTTGGCAAGGATGGAGTCAACCATCTGCTGGCGCTAGCGAGCTCGATCAGCAACGAGGACATGGCGGACGTCAATCTCGGAACGATTCACGTGCCGGCGCTGGTGCTTTGGGGGGAAAAGGACCGCTGGGTAGACGCGAAGATCGCCGACAAGCTGATTGGCGCGCTCCCGGATGGCCGCCTTGTCCGTCTGCCCGGAGTAGGCCGTTTGCTTCCAGAGGAAAATCCGGCGCGCCTGTGCGAGCTGCTGCTCGATTTCATGAAACGGCGAGCGGTGGCCTGA
- a CDS encoding CDP-alcohol phosphatidyltransferase family protein has product MERGAIFTLPNTISLSRLVLALCFVLIDGRWQRTLLIVVAAITDFLDGWFARRRNSSTVTGALIDPLADRVFVLSAVTTYLLAGWLSLSQYLVFLVRDIATAVGFIVARFIPGLSASSFQARALGKAVTVVQLVILVAVLQFSAAVQPLIVVVGVLSAASVLDYTLALHRARVAAGKGASPS; this is encoded by the coding sequence ATGGAGCGCGGCGCAATTTTTACTCTTCCAAACACCATTTCTCTCTCGCGCCTCGTGCTGGCTCTGTGTTTCGTTCTCATCGATGGCCGGTGGCAGCGCACCCTTCTCATCGTCGTCGCCGCGATCACGGATTTTCTGGACGGCTGGTTTGCCCGCCGCAGGAACAGCTCGACGGTTACCGGCGCGCTGATCGATCCGCTCGCGGACCGCGTGTTCGTGCTGTCTGCGGTGACCACCTACCTTCTCGCCGGGTGGCTCTCACTCTCGCAGTATCTGGTGTTCCTCGTCCGCGACATCGCAACGGCCGTTGGATTCATAGTCGCACGATTCATTCCCGGCCTCAGCGCATCGTCATTTCAGGCTCGTGCACTCGGCAAGGCGGTAACCGTTGTTCAACTCGTCATTCTGGTGGCCGTGCTTCAATTTTCCGCGGCCGTCCAACCGCTGATTGTGGTCGTTGGAGTGCTGTCTGCCGCCTCGGTTCTCGATTATACGCTGGCGCTTCACCGGGCCCGGGTTGCGGCCGGCAAAGGTGCATCGCCCAGCTGA